Proteins from a genomic interval of Capsicum annuum cultivar UCD-10X-F1 chromosome 4, UCD10Xv1.1, whole genome shotgun sequence:
- the LOC107869444 gene encoding heat stress transcription factor B-4 — translation MALMLDNCEGILLSLDSHKSVPAPFLTKTYQLVDDPSTDHIVSWGEDDTTFVVWRPPEFARDLLPNYFKHNNFSSFVRQLNTYGFRKIVPDRWEFANEFFKRGEKHLLCEIHRRKTAQPQSIPMNHHHSFNHHHQITGPGFFPNYPSTTYNRLSISPPDSDEQFLPQHHQQQHNVNWCDSPSSNNNANNNSNSTVTALSEDNDRLRRSNNMLMSELAHMRKLYNDIIYFVQNHVKPVTPSSSYNPCSLLPASATPIIQKNIHHQQQFSYQQITNPKNVLMGNSNTNNNVVSPSKTSQSSSVTILDEAAGGGAATTTTNGGDNRSTKLFGVPLMSKKRVHPEYSSTYYSTTNMVETNKARLMVLEKDDLGLNLMPPSSSS, via the exons ATGGCTTTGATGTTGGACAATTGTGAAGGCATATTACTATCACTAGACTCACACaaatcagttccagctccattcTTAACAAAAACATACCAACTTGTTGATGATCCTTCTACTGACCATATTGTTTCTTGGGGTGAAGATGACACTACTTTTGTTGTTTGGCGTCCACCTGAATTTGCTCGTGACCTTCTCCCTAATTACTTCAAACACAACAATTTCTCTAGCTTTGTCCGCCAACTCAATACCTAT GGTTTTAGGAAAATCGTACCAGACAGATGGGAGTTTGCAAATGAGTTTTTCAAAAGAGGAGAAAAACATTTGTTATGTGAGATCCATAGGAGGAAAACTGCTCAACCACAAAGTATTCCAATGAATCATCACCATTCAtttaaccatcatcatcaaatcACTGGTCCTGGGTTTTTTCCAAattatccaagtactacttataACAGGCTCAGTATTTCTCCACCTGATTCAGACGAACAATTTCTTccacaacatcatcaacaacaacataatgtCAATTGGTGCGATTCACCATCATCCAACAACAATgccaacaacaacagcaacagcaCCGTTACCGCGTTGTCTGAGGACAACGATAGGTTGCGTAGGAGCAACAATATGTTAATGTCTGAACTAGCACACATGAGAAAACTTTACAATGACATTATTTATTTCGTCCAAAATCATGTCAAACCTGTTACACCTAGCAGTTCGTacaatccatgttcacttttacCTGCTTCAGCTACACctataatccaaaaaaatattcatcatcaacaACAGTTCAGCTATCAACAAATTACAAACCCTAAAAATGTTCTTATGGGCAACTCGAACACCAACAACAACGTCGTGTCACCAAGCAAGACATCACAAAGTAGCAGTGTAACAATTCTTGATGAAGCAGCAGGTGGTGgtgctgctactactactactaatggAGGTGATAATAGAAGTACAAAATTATTTGGTGTCCCACTTATGTCCAAGAAAAGAGTGCACCCTGAATATTCTTCTACTTATTATTCTACTACTAATATGGTGGAGACTAATAAGGCTAGATTAATGGTCTTGGAAAAAGATGATCTTGGATTAAATCTCATGCCCCCTTCTTCATCATCTTAA